CGAGATGCAAGAACAAGTAAACCTTCCAAGAAAGGGAGAAAGAAAAAAGGTAAAAAGGGTAAAAAATAAAACCCGAATATTATTATCTAATTTCTTTTTTATTCTCTTATTTTAACCTTTTTTTAATTAAAATTCCATTATTAATTTCTTTTTTTAATTTTTCTTTCGAAATGTTTTTATCCTAATGTTGGAGAATACCCCATCTGTGAGGGTGGGGATGAATTCAACCACAACATGTTAATAATAATTTAATAATAAATAATATTATGTTAAGAGCATTTAAATATCGAATGTATCCGACTAAAAACCAAGAAGAAATGGTTAACAAACATTTTGGAGCATGTCGATACGTGTATAATTGAGGATTAGAATATAAAGTTCGAACATATTATGAAACGGGTAAATCAATATCCCGTTTCGCTCTTAACAAAGAAATAACATTACTCAAACAAAGTGAAGTATGGCTCAAAGAAATTAACAGTCAATCATTACAAGGAGCTACCCTTAACCTTGATAATGCATTCGCAAGGTTTTATAGAGAGAAAAAAGGATTCCCACATTTTAAATCAAAGAAAAATAGGGTACAATCATTCAATGTACCACAGAATTATAAAGTTGATTTCAATAACAATGAAATATACCTTCCTAAGATAGGATGGGTGAAAACAAAATTACATAGACAATTCAAAGGTAAAACGCAAACAGCAACAATCTCCATGACAAATACTGGTAAATATTATATCAGTATCCTAATTGATGATGAACAATCATTACCTGAAAAGGTAAAATTCAATCACAAAACCACCGTAGGATTAGATATGGGTTTAACCCACTTCTTAATTACAAGTAACGGTGTTAAGGTTAATAATCCACGACCACTTAAACAACAGCTGAAACGACTTAAACGTGAACAACGGAAGTTATCACGTAAAAAACGAGGCAGTAATAATCGTAATAAACAACGTTTAAAGATTAGTAAGATTCATGAACGAATTATGAATATTCGTGAAGATTTCCAGCATAAACTTAGTAAAACTATTGTATGTGAGAACCAAGCAATAGCAATAGAGAAACTGAATATTAAAGGCATGCTACGAAACCATAACCTCGCACAAAGCATAAGTGATGTTAGCTGGGCAAGGTTCATGGAAAAACTGAAATATAAAAGTGAATGGTATGGTAAAACATTAATCCAAATAGGACAGTTCGAACCATCAAGTAAAATATGCAGCAATTGCGGACACCATAACAGTAATCTAAAATTACATCATCGTATGTGGATTTGCCCTGATTGTGGGAGTATTCATGATCGTGATGTTAATGCAGTAGTTAATATACGTGATTTTGCACTGGATAAACAAAATCTCACCAGTACCGTAGGAACTACGGGATTTAAAGCTTCTTTGAGAAAACCACAAAAGTGGATTCAATGATAGAAGAAACCCCTTCCGAAAGGGAGGGGTAGTTCACACTATTTAGGTAAATCTTATATTGAATAAAATGAATATCATCTATTAATTATTTTGTAGTTCTAGAATCTAAAATTTAATAAAAGGGAAAAAATGAAAGCTCCTAGGGAACTGAAGGTTAAACCAATCAGAAACGGAACAGTTATAGATCATATAACTGCAAATAAAGCTTTAAATGTCCTTAAAATATTAGGATTACCCAGTAAAGAAGCTGCTGTTACAATTGCAATGAATGTAAAGTCTTCGGAGATGGGTACCAAGGATATTGTAAAGGTAGAAGGAAGAGAACTTGAATCGCGTGAAGTGGATAAAATTGCCTTAATTGCACCCAAAGCCACCATAAACATTGTCCGAGAATATGAAATTATTGAAAAGGGTAAGGTCACACTTTTAAATCATGTTAATGGAATTCTTATATGCCCCAACCCCAACTGCATAACCAACACAAATGAACCAGTTAAAAGCAAATTCAATATAATTGACACAGGACCTCTAATGCTAAGATGCTATTACTGTGAACGTATCATGAACAACCAAGATATAGAAGAACAATTTAAATAAATATTAAAAATTGCAAAAAATTTTTTCAAACTTAAAATTAAAAAAAGGTTGAATAAATGTTAAAGGATGTATTTGAATTAAAGACCCATAATAGAATGGAACTTATAAATATTACAACTGAAGTTAATTTTATTATAGAAAAAAGCAGTATTAAAACGGGTTTAGTAAACATCTACAGTAAACATTCAACTTCTGGAATTGTTGTCAATGAAGATGAACCAGGACTCTTGAAAGATTTCCAAAAAGCCCTTGAAACTTTAGTACCTTCAAATCAGAATTACAAACATGATATCATAGATAACAATGCAGATTCACATATAAGATCATTTCTAATTGGTAACAGTGAAACAATCCCTTTGAACAATGGAAAACTAGATCTTGGAACCTGGCAGAGTATATTTTTTGTTGAACTAGATGGGCCAAGAACAAGAAAGGTTACTGTCACCATCGTTTAAGTTTCTATTTATGATTTTAGATAAAAAAAAAAGTTTAGAAATATTAATTATTTACCTTTAAATTCAACTTCAAAGGCAATAACAGGATATTCAAGATCAAAGTTGGTTATAACTTCTGGGTCAATTTCACCGAAAAATCCCTCAACAGATCCTTTTTTCACATTAATATTCCCATCTACGTCTTCATATTCTCCTATAATAGCTGCACATCGCCCTTTTATAAATGATGGGTGATCTATTGATTCAATCTTCATTTTCAATCCAATATTTGATATAAAAGAATCGGTTATAGATTTTATTTCTGTGAAGTTGGCATTTGAATGTGTAACTAGACAGGCAAGTTTTTTAATGATCCTAGTACCTGTTTCTGAGTTTGTATCAAGGTAAGCCACATCCCCCACTTCAAATATTCTCTGTGGAAGTTCTTCATGTGTGTTGTCTTCTAAAAATTCCATCAAACCATTAATAAGATTTTTTCTTATCATTGTACGATCTTGAGATATTGGCTGTGCAACGATTACATGTTCATCCTCTGGTAACCTCATGTTTGTGTAGTGTTGATCTTCGCTTGTAAGCATCAGACTCATAACTTCATAAAAACCCATACCTATCATTATGTCCCTAACCCTGTTTTCGAAGATTTTACCAGTATCAGGATATGCAATAGTTGCAATTTCAGGAAGTTCGGGTTGGATCTTACGGATACAGTAACCTATTGCAATATTCTCAATTATATCAACTTCGTGTAAAATATCAATTCTATAGGCCGGTATAGTAACAGCTATTTTATCATCTGCTTCTGATTCTGCTCCTAATCTCACACGTTTAAGCATATCAACTACATCTGGTGCTGTAAGTTCAACTCCCAGGATTTTTTGAGCATTTCCAAGGTCTACATACATCTTTTTAGGGGTTAAGTTAGGAGTTTCTACTGTTCTGTCTTTGTAGACAATATCCATTGTTTTTATGTTACCTCCAGATTCAGCAAAGGAACAAGCAATTATATTAAGTGCAAAGTTCACAGCCCTTTCATCAGTACCAGTTACATCAATTAAAACATTTTTAGTATCTTCATTTAATTTTGTAAGTTCTCCATTAATTATTGGGGGCATTGAAAGTATATTATTATCTGAATCTACTATTAAGGGATATTTATCAAATTTATCAAGTAGATGTGCATATTTTTTACCTTTCTTATGATGCTCTACAATATCATTTAGATTCTTTTTTTCAGTTGTTTCGAGTGCTACAAAGGAATATTCCTCGGGTTTAGCTGCTTTATATGTAAATGGTGGTTTAACAACATCCAAATTGTGGATTCCAATTGCAACTTTTTTTCTGTCACGACCTAAAACCCAGTGAAGATCTTCCTGAAAATCCATGAGGCCCTTAAGACTGTTTTCATCAATTGAAATTCCTTCAACAATACAGCAAGATGTATATGGTCTAATATTAATGAGTTCAGGATCTACTATCATCTTGTAGCCTGATTTTGATATGGAATATTCTGGTAGTCCTTCTTCTATTCTAAGAAATCCCTTGACTGTTCGAACAATTCCTTCGACACTGTAATAATCTGGTCTGTTTGGGAAAAACTCTACCTTTATCATTTCATCATCATAATGCTCAATATCGCTCCCAATCATTGGTAACATATCAATTAATTCTTCCTTTGTAATTTCTTGACCTAAAACTTGGTTAAAATATTCGTAGCTGAAGTTTATAACGGGCATGTTATTCAAATCCTAATCTTCAAATCCATAAATTTTTTTTTATAAATCCCAAATAATGTATCTAACTTTTTTTTATTTTTGATAAATCTGTTTTCAATGGTTCGGTTCCTAGTCTAAATATTTTTAGGTTGGAACTCCCGCTGCGAAAACAAGGATAAAGAATATTGATTCTATTGTAAAGTGCAAACATCTGTGGCCCAATGGGTTCAATTCAATTCCAGAATACTCATGATACATATCAACTGTCATATGTATAAGTGCTGCAAGTATACCTATTTCTAACGCTACTAAACCCAGTCCTGCTGCTAGGAAAACCAGAGATAAGACCACAAAGTGGAATAATGCTTCCAATCCTTCATGTACAATCCATAGTCTGATATTTGAAGCAACACTTTCCTTGATAACACCTGCCAGGAGAATGTAGAAATCTGCAAATAGTCCCCACATTATCCTGCTATGTATTTCATCACTAACTGCAAGAAAAACTGCTATGTAGAACCAAAGTATTTCCAATTAAAAAACCATCCTTTTCAATCTTTATTATTTCTCAACTGATATGTAATGATAATATCAACATTTATAAAACTATACTTTATGGATATTGGATCTGATCGACATTTTCCAGGACTTAATAATATCACAAAACTTAAGAAAATCTAGCATTAATGATTATGCTAAAAGTTTAAATCAATATTGTGTGTTCACAAATAAAAACCCTACGGAATTAATTGAATAATCTGAAAATCAAGAAGACCAACAAATCCTGTGAAAATCGTAATGTTATAAGATATATTTTAGATTATATAAACATCTTAAAAATAGAAATCTAATATATAACACATAAAAAAACAATTAGCAGTCCTGAAAACTTTTTATCTATGAGTATTGATATTGAGACTCCAGGTTCAAATTAGTTGAAATGAAATTCATGAGTTAAATCATTATAATAAAAGATAAATTCTTTATTATTTAATTCTTGATCTATAGAAATCCATGAAATCTTTTTCTTGATTTTTTAATACATCTTCATTCATTTCATCTGCTAATTGCAAGTCACTATATACAAGGTTAATGTATATTTCTGTTCAAGATCCCTACGTTCACCTTTTACTGTAAATTCAAATTTATAATCACATTTATAATCACATAAATATTGTTTTTCTGACATTTCTTTTTCATAATCTGTTAATATACCTATCAAATTATCTTCATCTATTTCATCTTCAATAAAAGTCATAAAAAAGCTTCTTGTTAAGTTTTCTTTTGGCAGTTCTACTGTACTTATATGTTTTAACATTTTTTATCTCAATTATTATTTTCATTATTCAAGACTTAAATAACTTTTTCATTTTTATTAAACTGATTTGGAGGTGTTTTTAATTGATGTCGCTGAAACTATTTGGAGTATTGCATTCAAATATGTGGATAGAAAATTTATGATTAATGGGAAAAATATTTAATAAAACATAAAATTAATTGTTATTATCAATCCCAACAAAAGAATTGAAAAATTTTTCATTTAAATATGATTGTTAGAATTTTTATAGATTAAAAAATTATTAGTAATACTTTTTATGTTTTCACTAGAGCTGTACAGGCTGAATGAGGCCAAGTATACTTCAATGTTGGTTAATCAGTGTTAAATAATTTTATTTTAAAAATAATTGATTCTTCATATTATATAAAAAATTTCGAAAATTTAATTTAAAGAAATACCATTTTTAAAACAGTTTTTATTCATTAATTATAAATTTTAGGTTTATTTATTGGTTAATAGCCAAAATACTTATATATTTTCCTTTATAAACTATATATTAACTGTTTAGGAGGGTGAAATGATGAAAGAACAAACGAAAGAAGTTAAATCACAAGTTGCTGGGACCATTTCCACTTTGATGACTGTGGCATTTGGTTTAATTGCTGCATTGGCTTGGAACTCAGCTATTCAGGCAATTGTGAGCCAGTTATTTCCAAAAGGAAATGATATATTAGGGTTGTTAATTTATGCCATTATCATCACTATAATAGCTGTTGTTGCTACCGTAGTTATTGCTAGAGCACTTGGAAAACCACCTGTACAAGAAGTAAGAATAGTGGAATAGCACCAAAAAGAAGGAATTATACTCTTTTTTTATTATTTTTTAGAAAGAATCTTTTAATACCTTAATTCAAAAATCTATTGGAAAAAAATAAATTACCTCAAATCTAAAACATTCCAATTTTCAGTATTAATGTTTATATCATCAAGCTGATCTTTAACCGAATTTTTAGGGCTGTATGGTAATATCTGACCATTTATATAAGGTTTTTTTTGGTTCATTGATCTTATGTTATCTTGTGCTGTTTTTTGCCAGAGTTCAAGCCAACCATTTATTGGTTGATTTAGAGATGTTTTTCCATATCCAAGATGTTCATTCCATAATGAGTTTCTAAAACTTTCAATAGCATTTTTTGAACCTTTATCATCCAAGATCATAACATTTATTTCCATACTTCTTTGAAATTTTGAATCAAAAAATCCTTTAAGTTCATTTACATGGGTTAAAGATGTACCATCCAAGTTTGCTGTGCCCACAGTAGCCCATATATCATCAACTACAGCAGCTTTAGTATGCACATAGATTGGTTGTATTTCATACTGATTCTCTCCCCATCCTGAAGACCATAAACTGAAAAAACCTATCTGTGGATGTTTCAAATTATCTTCGGTATTTTTAATTCCAAGTTTTTTAATTGCCTTATTCTGCCATTTCTTATATCCGGGTAACTCAGGATCTTCATTTATCAAAAATATAACTTGAAGATCATCGTTGAATTTAATTACATTTTTTAATGCTTTCAATATACTGTTGTTGGTAAAATACTGATTTTCAAGATATATAAAATCCGATGCTTGTGCTATTGCCTTTCTATAACCTTCAAATATTCCCAACTCTCCCTTTTTAGTTAATGTGTCTTTTGTTACAGATCTGGCAATTTGAATTTGGTCTTCGCCAGAGCTAATTGGGTGGAAACTTATATTGAGTTTATTTTTTCCATTGTAATCTTTAGATGAGATATAATTCCACATTTCAACAAATAATTCTTCAACATAATATACTGATCCGCCATTCAGTTTCACAGATATGTCATGAACTGGTCTTACAAGTTCAGGTTCCCGCCTTGGATCGTTAATTAAATGCATTGAAGTATCCCAATAATCTGGAATAAATGCAGATCCTATAACAAATGCTTCATTACCATCAACAATCAAGGTTTTTGCATGCATCACATGGAGACCACTGGACTTAAATCCCATGACTTCAACCCCTGTTGATTTGAATTTGTCCTTAATTTTTTTTAATGAATCAGGTAGTGCAAGATTTTCATTTAAAATTATTTTTACATTGACCCCTCTTTCATCTGCATTTTTTAAAACATCAACAAGAACATCCTTTGGAGATAGATCATCATCTGAATTAAATGTAGCAACAAAATCCGGGTCAAATTCAATTTGCGATAGATACACATAGGAACTAGCATTATTGATCGAATTAACAATACATTTTAATTCTTTTTCATTATCAATTAATATTTCAAAATCATTATCAGATGTAAATCTTGACTTATCTGTACCACCTAATGTTATAAACCAGCCATTTGCCCAATTACGATTTATATGGATATCTTCAACTTTTTTTATTGGTTCAGATACAACAGAGAACTTATCTGTTTTATAAAGTTCTGCAACATCTAACATATCTCTAACAACCAGCCAAATATCAGGTTTTTCATCAATAATAGTTTTATAACTGTTTGTTGAATATGTTATCCTGTAAAACCCATCTTTATCTGTTCTGGATTTACCAAGTTCATGATCAGGTATCAGTGAAACAGGTGAAACTTTATCTGCTAATTTTACTAGTTTGTTATTCATTATCGAAGCTTCTGTCTTCCCTTCCGCTACCACAACCAAACCCATCATAGGTTTGCCATTTTCATCTAAAATTCTTCCTCGAACTCCCATGTTGGGTTCTTCATTTGTTGTCATATTATCTTTGGACATCTTAAAGAAATTTAAATGGTTTTTTATAGAAAAAAAATTTAATTTATTCAGATTTATTAAAAATATTTTGATAAATCCCTTGGAACAATTATTAAATCTGGATTATATGGAAATCTATATTCTTTTTTTTTTGGATGGTTCGTACAATCAGTAATATAATGGCACCAATTGCACCTCCAACTGCACCGATTACAATTGCAATGATTAGTTCTTGAGGAGTGTTAATTGGAACATATGTTGATAACTGTGAAGAAAATGATGCAATAGCACCTTTAAACAGGCTTAATATCCAAAGAATTATTGCACCTACAACACCCATTAATGCCCCATTAATCATTCCATCAATTATTCCACTATATGAAATGTAACCAACAACTATTCCTGCAAGGAGAAATCCTAAAAGAAACCCCTGTAATCCCAATACCGAACCAAAACCTAGTATGGAGATAATTACAGTGAATATAATGACCAATATAAATCCTTTAATGATAGCACTTATATTCACCAAATGGATCATCTCCTAAATTAGTAAAAGATCATTTAATCTCTACTTTATGTTTAGCTTCCATTATTTTTGGAAGATCAACTGTTAAAACAGAGTCTTTGAATTTTGCTTTGGCTTTTTTTACATCAATTTTGGCAGGCAATACCATGGACCGTCTTGTTTCACCATAACTTCTCTCTTTTCTGAGATAATTAGCTCCCTCTTCTTCAATTTCTTCATCAAACTTTGCAACAATTTCAATTGTATCTTCAGAAATGTCAACATCTACATTTTCCTTTTTAACACCTGGAAGGTCAGTAATTACCATAATGGAATCGTCAGTTTCCATAATATCAACCAATGGCTTTTGAAAGGACATAGTATACTCTGATAGACTTTTCCCCAATTCTTCTTGTTTTTCTTTTATGGTATTCACTATATCTGTCAACATACTTTCTGTTGGAGTTTCTTTTTCTTCAAACTCTTCCTCTTCACCAGTTCCCATTGCAATAGGTACGTCTTTATCTACCATTTTAATTCACCCTCCGGAATAATTATTTTTTACTAGAAATCTTTCCTTTAACCTTTCCTTCAACTTCTTTAGTCTTTCCCTTAACTTCACCTTCTAATTCTTTAGTTTTTCCATTAATTTCACCTGTTTTTTCACTCATATAATCCATCGATAAATAATCAACATCCTAATTCAACTTATAATATCTGATATACATCCAATATTATAAATTTTTTGTGAATGTTAAAAAAATTAATTAAATCAAAAATAATTATTTTTTTTACTTTGAAGAAGAATTACTATCCAAATTCTGATACCATCCATTAGCTGTACTTCCTGTGAGTTTTGGAATAATAAAGCTTCTGAAAACAGTTTGTAATATGACCTTGAACATATGGCGATGATTCAATAGGTATTTTGGTCTTGAATAGAATTTTAAATATGCTTTGGCCAGTTTATTTTCAACCATCTTACTGTTCAAACCCATTTCATTGTATTTAATAATTGATTTGAGCACTGTGTAATCCTGCCAATCTTCATTGTCAATTAGATCTTTTGATTTTAGCTCATCATAGATGGGTGTTCCTGGAAATGGTGTTAATATTGAGTATTGACAGTAATCTGGGTCAAGTTTTGTTGAGAATTTTATTGTATCCTCCATATCGGTTTCGGTTTCACCAGGATAGCCAAGTATAAATGATGTTAAAACTCCAAGCCCGGCATTTTTCGCATATTTAACAGCATCCTCAGCATTTTGAAGTGTTATACCCTTTTTCATCAAATCTAGGATGCGCTGTGAACCCGATTCAACACCATAATATATGGTTTTCATTCCAGATGTCTTGAGATTTTCAAGCAAACTCTGATCTACCCTGTCAACACGTGAAGATGCAACAAATTCTATATCAATATTTCTGGACTTTATTTCATCGGCAATATCGTTTGCCCTTCTTTTATTAAGCATGAATGTATCGTCCATAAACCCAATATCATTTATTCCATATTTATATACAAATTCCTCAATTTCATCGACAACATTATCTGGACTGCGTGATCTAAACTTTTTACCCATGATAAGAGATGAAGTACAGTAATTACACGAATAAACACAACCTCTGCTAGTTATTATTCCCCCTGTTTGATCTTTGGAAGCACCATAGGATTTAGATGGAACAAGATGTCTGGCAGGGAATGGTAATGAATCAAGATCCTTAATTAAAGGTCTTTCTTGTGTTTCCTTTAAATTACCAGTATCAGGATCCCTATAAACTATTCCCTTAACATCTTCAAAATCAATTTTATCATCATCTGATAATTTGTTGGTTATTCCAACCAATGTTTCCTCACCTTCGCCCTTAACAATTAAATCAAGTGATTCATTTTCTTTCAATGTTTTAGTGGGCAGGAAGGTTGCATGAGGTCCTCCAAGCACGATTAAAGAATTGGGTAAAGCATCTTTGATAAGCTCAGCATATTTAACTGCACTTTTAATGGTAGATGTGGTTGCTGTTAAACCTATTACCTTTGGATTAAAATTTTGTGCCTTCTCTGACACTTTTTCATATCCATTTTGCTGCAGATCATCGTCTATTATTTTAACTTTGTATGATTCTTTCTCAAGTGATGACGCAAGGTACATGAGATTCATGGGAGGGGTTATGAAACCAAGAGCATTTTTAATTGCATTTTCATCGTAAGGATTTATTAACAATACATCGATTTTGTTCATTTTTTTTACCTTTGAAAGTCCATATCAATTTAAAATAGAATTATTTAAGGTGTATTTAGTTGTATTAGTATAATATATATTTCAACTTAAATATAAATTTTGAATTCTTAATAGATATCCCTATCCAAATAATCCCAATATAAACCACCCCTTTGTTCTATAAAACTATGATAAAATTTTTTTAAAACTAAAGCTGTTGAATATGTTAAGTAATAACGTAACTTGTAAAATGTAATATTAAATCAAAATTGTGTTTAAGATCAAAATTTGTTGTAACATGATGTATTTTAAAATGGAACCACTGAAAATCAATTAAATTATCCTATTATTAATATTAACAAATATAAAAATTATTAAACCCATATACTTCAAATCCTTCTCGAATAAACTTTTAACATATTGACTTCAAATAAAACTTGCAGCCCCTTAATAAAAATATTTTACATTTAAAAGCTAATATTTATCTAAATATATACAGTTACAAATTTCAAATTATTTGTTTCAAATCAAATTTAATACATTATTTCCACACGGAGGATTTAAAAAATGAATGATGTGAAAGTATCCATAATAGTACCAGTTTACAATGTAGAAAAATATCTCAGACAATGTGTGGATAGTATCGTAAATCAATCATTAAAGGAAATTGAGATCATTTGTATCAATGATGGTTCAACAGATAACTCACTACAAATTCTCGAAGGATATGCACAAAGGGACAAACGAATTAAAATAATTAACAAAAGAAACGAAGGTTTGTCGGCAGCTAGAAATACTGGCATGGAATATGCAACTGGTGAATACATTGGATTTGTTGATTCTGACGACTTTATAAACGAAAAAATGTATGAAAATCTATATATAAATGCTAAATCCAATAAAAGTGACATAGTAATGTGCCCTGCATATGTATTTGACGATAACAATCCTGAATTAAATCATAAAAAACCTTATTTTAGTTTAGAATGTTTAGATAAAAAATTTGATAATAAAGTATTCGATCATACCAACACTAAGAATCTGATTTTTAAGGTTAATGTAACTTGTTGGAACAAAATTTACAAATCTCAATTTTTAAATGAAATAGGTGCAAAATTTCATAAAATGTATTTTGAAGACAATATTTTTTTTTATGAAACCTATTTAAAAGCCAAGAAAATCTCTCTAATTAGAGATTTTCTATATTATTACCGGATTAATCGGGCAGGTTCATTCATAAAGGAAGGGAATAAAAAATTTTTTGATATTTGTAATATGCATGATTTATTAAAAAAGATACTAATAGAAACGGGTAATCTCGATGAATATTTAGAAAGTTTTTTAAATTTTAAAATCAACGGCTCATTGGGACGTTACAATCAGGTAGATGAAAGATTTAAACCAGAATTTTTTGAGATTATCAAACAAAATTTCATAAAAAATAATTTAAAAAAGTCCGATATTGACAAATTATCACAAAACAACAAGATTAAATATCAAAATATATTGATTTCTGATACCTACAAAGAATATGGACTGAGAGAGCAGATTTACCAACTAAATAGTGCAAATCAGGAATATGAACAAAAATATCAACAACTAGAGTATAATTTGGAAAGGCTAAAAGATAAGAATCAAGGTTATGAAAAAGAGATAAACACTCAAAAACATTTCATTCAAAAGATCACATCTTCAAATAGTTGGAAATTAACAAAACCACTTAGAAAAATCAGAAATTTGATAAATTAGTTGAAAATTTGTAATACATGACATGTGTGTAAAATGGATAATCATTTTGTAATGTAGAGAAGAATTATCCTCAAAATATTGTATATTATTAACATAGTCCTATTTGGTCTCTAATAGAATTTATAAATTGAACTCAAATTCCTCTCTTATGAATACAATGACTTCTTCATGTTCCTGGAACATTTCAGGATTATATTATTCTCCAATTCTTATCTGAGTATTGTGGATATATATTCATTATCCCTCACTCACTCTCATTGTAATTAACTCCCCCAATATCTTGAAGTAAACATATGGAAATTAGAATATATCATCATTTAAATGAGCATTTTTTAAGTTATAAAATGTTTACTTCAAAATAGAGATGAATAATGATAATTTGAACTCAATAACCTCTAACACAAATTATCTAAGGATATTTCATATTTTTAGGAATACTAATTTAAAAAATAAGTCGAAATAGATTGTTAAAAAATATATTATTTATATAAATAGAAAGACTTTTACAGCAGACAAATAATTAAGTTTAAAGAAAGATTACGGTTTAATGTATTGAAACAACTTCAAAATGGACTAGACTAAAACATGATTTATCAAAAAAAGTTATACCTTGGAGTAAATAGATTAAGGTCTATAATATTTTATGAAGTATATTATGATTAAATAAAATCTATATCACACAATAAACTATTAAAATTATTAATAAGTAATATATATACAAAGTAAAGGAATTTTACACTATTTTAGACTTATATTTTAAGAGGAGAATTAGATGAGCAAAGATAACATACCAGCAGACTATGATCACTTGAAAGAAGCAGAATGGCAAATCCGATGGGAAGAAGACCATGTGCATAGATTCATTGGTGATGGTACACGTCCAAGGTACATAATTGACACACCACCACCATATCCAACAGGTTCTATTCACATTGGACATGTTTTAAACTGGACATTTATTGACATTATTGCACGTTTTATGCGTATGAAAGGTTACGATGTTATGTTTCCACAGGGATGGGACTGTCATGGATTACCAACTGAGGTTAAAGTTGAAGAAATAAATAATATCCGAAAAAATGATGTTCCTAGGGATGAATTCA
This sequence is a window from Methanobacterium sp. SMA-27. Protein-coding genes within it:
- a CDS encoding Hsp20/alpha crystallin family protein; protein product: MVDKDVPIAMGTGEEEEFEEKETPTESMLTDIVNTIKEKQEELGKSLSEYTMSFQKPLVDIMETDDSIMVITDLPGVKKENVDVDISEDTIEIVAKFDEEIEEEGANYLRKERSYGETRRSMVLPAKIDVKKAKAKFKDSVLTVDLPKIMEAKHKVEIK
- a CDS encoding LEA domain-containing protein translates to MSEKTGEINGKTKELEGEVKGKTKEVEGKVKGKISSKK
- a CDS encoding B12-binding domain-containing radical SAM protein; protein product: MNKIDVLLINPYDENAIKNALGFITPPMNLMYLASSLEKESYKVKIIDDDLQQNGYEKVSEKAQNFNPKVIGLTATTSTIKSAVKYAELIKDALPNSLIVLGGPHATFLPTKTLKENESLDLIVKGEGEETLVGITNKLSDDDKIDFEDVKGIVYRDPDTGNLKETQERPLIKDLDSLPFPARHLVPSKSYGASKDQTGGIITSRGCVYSCNYCTSSLIMGKKFRSRSPDNVVDEIEEFVYKYGINDIGFMDDTFMLNKRRANDIADEIKSRNIDIEFVASSRVDRVDQSLLENLKTSGMKTIYYGVESGSQRILDLMKKGITLQNAEDAVKYAKNAGLGVLTSFILGYPGETETDMEDTIKFSTKLDPDYCQYSILTPFPGTPIYDELKSKDLIDNEDWQDYTVLKSIIKYNEMGLNSKMVENKLAKAYLKFYSRPKYLLNHRHMFKVILQTVFRSFIIPKLTGSTANGWYQNLDSNSSSK
- a CDS encoding glycosyltransferase, which encodes MNDVKVSIIVPVYNVEKYLRQCVDSIVNQSLKEIEIICINDGSTDNSLQILEGYAQRDKRIKIINKRNEGLSAARNTGMEYATGEYIGFVDSDDFINEKMYENLYINAKSNKSDIVMCPAYVFDDNNPELNHKKPYFSLECLDKKFDNKVFDHTNTKNLIFKVNVTCWNKIYKSQFLNEIGAKFHKMYFEDNIFFYETYLKAKKISLIRDFLYYYRINRAGSFIKEGNKKFFDICNMHDLLKKILIETGNLDEYLESFLNFKINGSLGRYNQVDERFKPEFFEIIKQNFIKNNLKKSDIDKLSQNNKIKYQNILISDTYKEYGLREQIYQLNSANQEYEQKYQQLEYNLERLKDKNQGYEKEINTQKHFIQKITSSNSWKLTKPLRKIRNLIN